The proteins below come from a single Anderseniella sp. Alg231-50 genomic window:
- the ccmI gene encoding c-type cytochrome biogenesis protein CcmI: MLLWISFAVLTALVLIALLSPLRPRATSGDVERASFDLAVYRDQLAELERDQKAGLIPDTEADAARNEVSRRILAAQADLASETKAARPVPAWLSIATVVAVPVIALGAYLQIGRPDLPAQPLQARIDDAVNNQDMAAMVRQVEQHLEQKPNDARGWMVLAPAYKRIGRYYDAANAYRKALALSGPDADVMTDMGESLVLANKGLVSKEAREVFEAVQTAAPKHMKARFYIALAHRQEGRTADAIARWTAMLAESAPDAPWRTAVEQQISSAGGQVPKTPALAAGQKPEAPAVAGGQMPKGPVLTEEQIREGQQMDATDRTAMIRSMVEGLDERLTEDGADIDAWLRLIRARMVLGEKDKAADALSRAAEALKDNQQAVARLEETRKALGL; encoded by the coding sequence ATGTTGTTATGGATTTCATTTGCCGTCTTGACGGCCCTGGTTTTGATAGCGCTGCTATCGCCATTGCGTCCACGTGCTACGAGCGGGGATGTTGAACGTGCCTCCTTTGATCTTGCCGTATACCGGGACCAGTTGGCCGAACTGGAACGCGACCAGAAAGCCGGCCTGATTCCGGATACGGAAGCCGATGCCGCGCGCAACGAAGTGTCGCGCCGTATTCTGGCTGCCCAGGCAGACCTAGCGTCGGAAACAAAGGCCGCCCGTCCGGTTCCGGCCTGGCTGTCGATCGCGACCGTTGTCGCTGTGCCGGTGATCGCGCTTGGCGCCTATTTGCAGATCGGCCGCCCGGACCTGCCGGCCCAGCCCCTGCAGGCCCGCATCGATGATGCGGTCAACAATCAGGACATGGCGGCGATGGTGCGCCAGGTGGAACAGCATCTGGAACAGAAACCCAATGACGCGCGCGGCTGGATGGTGCTGGCACCGGCCTACAAGCGTATCGGCAGGTATTATGACGCGGCCAACGCATACCGGAAAGCCCTGGCACTGTCCGGCCCGGATGCCGACGTGATGACCGACATGGGTGAAAGTCTGGTGCTGGCCAACAAAGGTCTGGTCTCCAAGGAAGCCCGGGAGGTTTTTGAAGCGGTTCAAACGGCCGCGCCAAAGCATATGAAGGCCCGTTTTTATATAGCGCTTGCCCACCGCCAGGAGGGCAGGACGGCTGACGCCATTGCCCGCTGGACCGCCATGCTGGCCGAAAGCGCGCCGGATGCGCCGTGGCGGACTGCCGTCGAACAGCAGATTTCGTCCGCCGGCGGTCAGGTTCCCAAAACGCCGGCTTTGGCCGCGGGACAGAAACCCGAAGCTCCGGCTGTAGCTGGAGGCCAGATGCCCAAGGGCCCGGTGCTTACCGAAGAGCAGATACGGGAGGGCCAGCAGATGGATGCCACCGATCGCACGGCAATGATCCGGTCCATGGTTGAAGGCCTCGACGAACGTCTGACCGAAGACGGTGCGGATATTGATGCCTGGTTGCGGCTTATTCGCGCGCGCATGGTGCTGGGCGAAAAGGACAAGGCAGCCGACGCTCTCAGCCGGGCGGCTGAAGCTCTCAAGGATAACCAGCAGGCTGTTGCCCGGCTGGAGGAAACCCGCAAGGCCCTCGGGCTTTGA
- a CDS encoding sarcosine oxidase subunit beta family protein yields the protein MKRYSIFSLAKNALNYHKDWERAWRSPDPKEEYDVVIVGAGGHGLATAYYLAKNHGITNMAIIEKGWLGGGNTGRNTTIIRSNYLRDPSIAIYELARSLYETLSQELNYNMMFSPRGVLMLCQTEHELRAFRRTAHANRLAGLDCRMVDAAEVKRIVPIINDSPDARYPILGAYYQPRGGTGRHDALAWGYARAIDDMGVDVIQNCEVTGMLRSGGKITGVATKRGTIRAKKVAVVTSGHTSNIMEMAGVRMPVESVCLQALVSEPIKPVIDCVVMANTVHGYMSQSDKGELVIGGGADPYNNYSQRGSFPAVEHTVSALVETFPIISRLRMLRQWGGIVDMTGDRSPIISMTDVGGLYVNCGWGTGGWKSIPGSGFVFADTIANDRPHPIAEPFGLNRFTEGRFIDESVAAAVAH from the coding sequence ATGAAACGTTATTCGATATTTTCGCTGGCCAAAAACGCCCTGAACTATCACAAGGACTGGGAACGCGCATGGCGCAGCCCCGACCCCAAGGAAGAGTACGATGTGGTGATCGTGGGCGCCGGCGGCCATGGCCTGGCGACGGCCTACTACCTTGCCAAAAACCATGGCATCACCAACATGGCGATCATTGAAAAGGGCTGGCTTGGCGGCGGCAATACCGGGCGCAACACCACCATCATCCGGTCCAATTACCTGCGGGACCCGTCCATCGCCATCTACGAACTGGCGCGTTCCCTGTATGAGACACTGTCCCAGGAACTCAACTACAACATGATGTTCTCGCCGCGCGGGGTTCTGATGCTGTGCCAGACCGAGCATGAACTCAGGGCGTTCCGGCGCACCGCCCATGCCAACCGGTTGGCGGGTCTCGACTGCCGGATGGTTGATGCAGCAGAAGTCAAGCGCATCGTGCCGATCATCAATGACAGCCCGGATGCGCGCTACCCGATCCTTGGCGCCTATTACCAGCCACGCGGCGGCACCGGCCGCCATGACGCGCTGGCCTGGGGATATGCACGCGCCATCGACGATATGGGTGTCGACGTGATCCAGAACTGCGAAGTGACTGGCATGCTGCGCTCAGGCGGGAAGATTACCGGCGTTGCGACCAAGCGCGGCACCATCCGCGCCAAGAAGGTTGCCGTCGTCACCTCCGGCCACACATCGAATATCATGGAAATGGCCGGCGTGCGCATGCCGGTGGAAAGCGTCTGCCTGCAGGCACTGGTGTCTGAACCGATCAAGCCGGTGATCGACTGTGTGGTCATGGCCAATACCGTGCACGGCTATATGAGCCAGTCCGACAAGGGCGAACTGGTGATCGGCGGCGGTGCGGACCCCTATAACAATTATTCGCAGCGCGGCTCATTTCCAGCCGTTGAACACACCGTGTCGGCACTGGTGGAAACCTTCCCGATCATCTCGCGCCTGCGCATGTTGCGCCAGTGGGGCGGTATCGTGGACATGACCGGAGATCGTTCACCGATCATCAGCATGACCGATGTCGGCGGGTTGTATGTCAACTGCGGCTGGGGAACCGGCGGCTGGAAATCAATTCCCGGCTCCGGTTTCGTATTTGCAGACACCATCGCCAATGACCGGCCGCATCCGATCGCCGAACCATTTGGACTCAACCGCTTCACCGAGGGCCGCTTCATCGATGAAAGCGTCGCCGCGGCCGTAGCGCACTAG